A stretch of the Lactuca sativa cultivar Salinas chromosome 9, Lsat_Salinas_v11, whole genome shotgun sequence genome encodes the following:
- the LOC111920279 gene encoding glycine dehydrogenase (decarboxylating), mitochondrial, whose amino-acid sequence MKLNATTEMMPVTWQPLQICILLLLPNKHRGIRKCSRIWGTFCVGLTSPWWIGVDVCHLNLHKTFCIPHGGGGPKMGPIGVKKHLAPYLPSHPVSKPLGTVSAAPWGSTLILPISYTYIAMMGSQGLTDAYSIAILNANYMAKRLESHYPILFRGVSGTVAHEFIVDLRPLKTSAGIEPEDVAKRLIDYRFYGLTMSCSIPGTLMIEPTESESKVFFEKKKELLTLNLALS is encoded by the exons ATGAAGCTTAATGCAACTACAGAGATGATGCCTGTGACATGGCAGCCTTTGCAGATATGCATCCTTTTGCTCCTACCCAACAAGCATAGGGGTATCAG GAAGTGTTCAAGAATTTGGGGGACATTCTGT GTTGGATTAACAAGTCCATGGTGGATTGGGGTTGATGTTTGTCATCTAAACCTTCACAAGACATTTTGCATTCCACATGGTGGTGGTGGGCCCAAAATGGGCCCCATTGGTGTGAAGAAACACTTGGCACCCTACTTGCCTTCACACCCTGTG AGTAAGCCACTTGGCACGGTTTCAGCAGCACCTTGGGGTTCAACACTTATCTTGCCTATATCGTATACATACATTGCCATGATGGGATCTCAAGGACTTACAGATGCATACAGTATAGCTATCTTGAATGCAAACTATATGGCAAAACGTCTTGAG AGTCACTATCCCATTCTTTTCCGTGGTGTGAGTGGAACAGTTGCCCATGAGTTCATCGTTGATTTGAGACCCTTGAAA ACAAGTGCTGGAATAGAGCCAGAAGATGTTGCAAAACGTCTGATTGATTACCGGTTTTATGGTCTAACTATGTCATGTTCAATTCCAGGAACACTAATGATTGAACCCACTGAAAGTGAAAGCAaggtattttttgaaaaaaaaaaaga ATTGCTAAcactaaatctcgctctatcgtaa